A genome region from Solirubrobacter pauli includes the following:
- a CDS encoding YkgJ family cysteine cluster protein: MDRLDELERQVEGGNLFAHSALTEHAGRLNEAAALMNGLVGLLIQRGLVDGEELLGIVESAREAAEQAGQHATLGVMVRKDRPDQLGPGKDVDCATRLPHCRGACCSFHFPLSVEEIERGGPLKWDLARPYYNRHNANGYCHKLDEAHGCTIYDERPSVCRQYSCVNDTRIWKDFDAMIPNTEWLDENFSRAERGPVEIFMDAVSPRAPAADAPPA; this comes from the coding sequence GTGGACCGGCTGGACGAGCTGGAGCGTCAGGTCGAGGGTGGGAACCTCTTCGCCCACAGCGCGCTGACCGAGCACGCGGGCCGCCTGAACGAGGCGGCCGCGCTGATGAACGGGCTCGTCGGCCTGCTGATCCAGCGCGGGCTGGTCGACGGCGAGGAGCTGCTCGGCATCGTCGAGAGCGCCCGCGAGGCCGCCGAGCAGGCCGGCCAGCACGCCACGCTCGGCGTGATGGTCCGCAAGGACCGCCCGGACCAGCTCGGCCCGGGCAAGGACGTCGACTGCGCCACCCGCCTCCCCCACTGCCGCGGCGCCTGCTGCTCGTTCCACTTCCCCCTCTCCGTCGAGGAGATCGAGCGCGGCGGCCCGCTCAAGTGGGACCTCGCCCGCCCGTACTACAACCGCCACAACGCCAACGGCTACTGCCACAAGCTCGACGAGGCGCACGGCTGCACGATCTACGACGAGCGCCCCTCCGTCTGCCGCCAGTACTCGTGCGTGAACGACACGCGCATCTGGAAGGACTTCGACGCCATGATCCCCAACACGGAATGGCTCGACGAGAACTTCTCGCGTGCGGAGCGCGGTCCGGTCGAGATCTTCATGGACGCGGTCAGCCCGCGAGCGCCCGCAGCTGACGCACCGCCAGCGTGA